The sequence CTCGCGCTGTCGTGCGTCTTCACCGGCTCGCTGGAGGTAGACCCGGCATACGTCGACGAGCTGCGCTGGTCGATCGAGCGCCTCGGCCTCGGCGGCCGGATCACCCTGGCCGGCGACGCGGTCGACCTCGGCGCCGCCTACAACGCGGCGGACCTCCTGGTCATCCCGTCCCGCGCGGCGACGTCCGGAATGTCCGTCGCGCAGGCGCTGGCCCGCGGCATCCCCGTGCTGGCGACCGAGGTCGGCGGCGTGTACGACGCACTCGGCGTCGACGCGGACGGCGAGGTCCCGGGCCTGCTGGTGGAGCCGGACGACCCGTTCTCGCTCGCGGACGCGCTGCACCGCTGGTACGCCGACCCGGAACTGCGCCGCTCCCTGCGCACGGCGGCGCTGGGCCGCGGCAGTGCGTTGGAAGAGTGGGACGTCGCCGCGCGGCGGTTGACGCACGTGCTCTCGCGGCTGGCGTCGGAGCCCCGCATCGTCGCCTGAGGCTTGCCGGGGCGGGCGGCCCTCCGCCAACCTGACGCGATGTCGTCCCTTGATTCCGAACGCGGCTTCCTCGAAGTCGCCGGGCGCGAGCCGGACCGCCCGCTGCGCGACCAGCTCCTGGGCTTCCGCGACCTCGTGTCGGCGGACATGGACTGGGCCGACAGCCGCAAACGCCGCTTCCGGCGGCGCGCATCGGTCATCCGCGTGGCCGCGCTCCTGCTCACCGCGGTGTCGACGGTGGTGCTCGGCATCCAGGAGATCCCGGCGCGCGCGTCGATCGCCCTGCCGATGGTGGCGCTGGTGACGGTGCTCGGCGGCCTCGAGACGTTCTTCAACTGGCGGTCGCGGTGGGTGCTGATGGAGGAGACCCGCTACAACCTCAACCGGATCCGCGACGAGATGGACTACTACCTGGTCGGCACGCCGACGGCGGAGCTGAGCCGCGCGCGGCTGCAGGAGTTCTTCGACCGGCACCAGGTGACTTGGGCCGATGCGAGCCGGCAGTGGGTGGAGTTCCGGCGCCTCGACCGGCCACCGCAGTCACCTGAGATCCGGGGGTGAGGCGGGACCTCAGCCCTCACCGTCTTCGCCCAGCGCGATCTTGCCGGTGCGGCGATACCGGGTCGCCGGGTTCCGCACGTTCTCTTCCGTCGCTTCCACGAGACCTTCGCCGCGGAGGATGCGAAGCCACCGCGCCACGGTCTGGTCGGTGAGCCCGGTGGCCGCGGCCAGCTCGAGCCGCGATCGCTCTCCTCGGCTCAGTGCGCTCAAGATCTCCTGACGGCGGTCTGCCCGCCGAGCACCCGAAGCAGGGCCCGCGCCGGACGACCGCAGTAGCGCGGGGGCGAGCCGATAGCGCGCCCAGCGCCGGTTCCCGGTCTGCACCACCAGCTCGCGAGCGATCAGATCGCGCAGCTCCTGGGTTGCCACGCGGGAGTCGACTCGGGTCTCCGCCCGGTAGGTCTGGTTGTCGAGGTGGCCGCCGTCCCGGAGGATCGCGAGGCCGACGCACTGGCTCTCGGACAGACCGTGCTCACCCAGCGAGGTGAGCCACTCGACGGTCTCTTCCCCGAGTAGCGTGTGGTTCGGGAACGTGACGCTGAACGTGCTGACACGGTTCTTGAACTCGGGCAAGCTCATCCGCGCCGCGCGAAGGGCGTTGATCATCGTCCGGATCCCCGAGCCGCGATTCTCGCAGATGGCGTGCGTACCTCCCGGCAGCGGCACGTCTTCGAGGATGCGGAGGAGAGTGGCGTTCCTCGCCGACGAGATGCCCTCCTCGCCGAGCCGGTCTTCGGTCACCGGTCCGAAGAGCCCGCCGGGATTCCGGACGGTGAGCCGATCCGGGTACATCTCGACCTGTACCTGCGTACCCCGTGCTTCGGGCGAGAGGTCACGGTGGACGAGCGCGTTTACGATGGCTTCGCGCAACGCCGCCTCGGGGTACTGCCAGACGTCCGCGCGGCCGGCTCCGCGCACGACCGAACGCCGGGTCATGTTCTTTCGCACGGCGAGGAGCGCGTCGCGGACGATCACCGGGATCGGCCCCTCGGCCACGACGTTGTCGACGAAGCGCTCGCCGGTCGCGGTGTCGGAGCCGTCGGCGGTCGGGTAGTGGACGAAGGTCAGCATCAGCTGCGGGAAGTGCTCCTGCGGGTAGCTGCCGAGCGCGAGCAGACCACCCACGCCGGCAACGACGGCGCCGTCGTCTGCCACGACCAAAGCCTTGGCTCGCTTGAGCGCGGGGACGTCGTCGAGTTCGCCGAACGCGTAGGGGCGGCGGGTGCGCAGCCTGGTCAGGAACGCTGTCACCAGAGTCGCATCGAGGTCGGCGAGGCCAGTGCCGGGAACGGGGGCCTCGTCTTCACGCGGCTGGCCCCGGTTCGCCAAAAGGAGCTGGACCTCGTAGCTGGTGAGCTTGCGGTCCCCGTCACCGACCCGGACGAAGCTCCCTTGGCTCATTCCCGCGCCACGGCTGAAGCACGGTTTGAGATGCGGAGGCAATTCCGGAACCTCGGCGACCAGGACGCTCGTGCCTTCGAAGTCGTGGATGCCGATGTGGGGCCGCACCGGCGGTTCGACGTCGGCCGCGCACATGGCGGCGAGGTCCGACGACATCTTCGCCGGGTCGGCCAGCCCCGTCGCCGTGAAGCCCGAACGCTCGTCCAGGCCGAGGATCAGCGTGCCGCCGCGGGTGTTCGCGAACGCCACGACGGTGTCGCGCGCCGAGCGCGGCAGCCCACCCGCCGCTCGTTTGACCTCGACGTCGGACACGTCGCTGCCGAGCAGCCGAAGGTTCTCGACGATCTCGGCGAGCTCTTCATCCTGCACCTGTGCTCCATCGCTTCGGCGACATGCTAGTTGGCATGTTAGTTGACATGCTAGTTAACATGCTACGCCGGGTGATGAATGAGTACAGAAAGTGGTCGTGAGTGGTGAGCCGGGCCGGAACCCGGCTCACCACCCACCACCGATCACGCCAGGGTGAGCGCGTAAATCTCCACCCTCGGGTCGTTCGGCAGGCTCACCGACTGCACGGTCTTCCCGCCATCCAACCCGGCCGAAATCCCGAACAACCGCACCGGCGGCCCGTCGACACCGCTGCCCGCCTTGATCCGGTGCGGCATCTCGAGCACGACCGGCGAACCCGACCCCGCCCAGTCCCCGAAGGTCACCGCCAGGTCGGCGCTCGTCCCGTCGGTGTAGTGCGCGGTCAGCGTCGTCGACACCGGCCCGTTGTGCGACGCCCCGACCAGCTTCAACGCGCCGTGCTGCCCGGCAGGCAGCAACAGCGACTGCCCCCGGGCCTCCACGAAGTTGGGCGAAGTCCCCGAAGCGTCCGGAGCCGCGTAGGTGACGCCGTCCCACACCGCCGGGCCCGCCGCCGGCAGTAGGGAAGCGTCGTAGCTCCAGCCGCCGCCGTCGAAGTTGCCCTCCGTGGACGCCGCCACCGTGGCCGTGCCGTCGTGGTTGAGGTCACGGGAAAGGTCGACCGCGCACTGCGCGCCGGAAGACGCGCACACCGAAGGCGTCCGGACCTCGACCGTCGCCGAGCGCGAAACGCTGTTCGCGCCCAGCCCGGTCACCTTCACCTCCACCGGGTACGTCCCCGGCGCGGTCCCGGCCGGCACCGAAACCGTGATCGGCACCGTCTTCTGCACCGGGAGCCGGCCCGACCAGATCAGCTGCAACGGCTGGACCTGCGCCCGCCAGCCCGGTGCGGACACCGAAACCGTCACCGGTTGCAGCGCCGGGTTCTGCGCCAGCACGTCCAGGTCGAGGTGCACCTGCTGCGCCGCCCCCGCCGGGATCACCACGGACGTCTGCCGCAGCGACGCGTCGACGTGCCGCCGCGAGTCACCGGCCGCGGTGTTCACCGACGGCGGCGTCGCGCCCGGCGACGTTCCCCAAGCGGAAGGCCGCGACCCCAGCTTGTGCGAGAGCGTCCCGCCGTGGGCCAGCGCGGACCAGTCCAACGACGTCTGCCGGACGTCACGGCCATTCAGCGACACGCTCTGGATGTACCGGTTCGCGTCAGAAGCCCCCGGCGCCGACACCGTCAGCGTCCCGCCCTGCGACCGCCCGTACTGTCCGATCCGGACGGTCGCCGACTCGAACTGCGGGCTCGACACCGCGAGGAAGTTCGCGCCGCTCATCGTCGGGTACAGGCCGAGCGACGAGAAGACGTACCAGGCGGACATCGTGCC is a genomic window of Amycolatopsis lexingtonensis containing:
- a CDS encoding DUF4231 domain-containing protein, with protein sequence MSSLDSERGFLEVAGREPDRPLRDQLLGFRDLVSADMDWADSRKRRFRRRASVIRVAALLLTAVSTVVLGIQEIPARASIALPMVALVTVLGGLETFFNWRSRWVLMEETRYNLNRIRDEMDYYLVGTPTAELSRARLQEFFDRHQVTWADASRQWVEFRRLDRPPQSPEIRG
- a CDS encoding ATP-binding protein; amino-acid sequence: MQDEELAEIVENLRLLGSDVSDVEVKRAAGGLPRSARDTVVAFANTRGGTLILGLDERSGFTATGLADPAKMSSDLAAMCAADVEPPVRPHIGIHDFEGTSVLVAEVPELPPHLKPCFSRGAGMSQGSFVRVGDGDRKLTSYEVQLLLANRGQPREDEAPVPGTGLADLDATLVTAFLTRLRTRRPYAFGELDDVPALKRAKALVVADDGAVVAGVGGLLALGSYPQEHFPQLMLTFVHYPTADGSDTATGERFVDNVVAEGPIPVIVRDALLAVRKNMTRRSVVRGAGRADVWQYPEAALREAIVNALVHRDLSPEARGTQVQVEMYPDRLTVRNPGGLFGPVTEDRLGEEGISSARNATLLRILEDVPLPGGTHAICENRGSGIRTMINALRAARMSLPEFKNRVSTFSVTFPNHTLLGEETVEWLTSLGEHGLSESQCVGLAILRDGGHLDNQTYRAETRVDSRVATQELRDLIARELVVQTGNRRWARYRLAPALLRSSGAGPASGARRADRRQEILSALSRGERSRLELAAATGLTDQTVARWLRILRGEGLVEATEENVRNPATRYRRTGKIALGEDGEG